The sequence TTACCATAGGCCCTTTTAATGCTGGTAATTGTACTGCCTTAACGAAAAAGCCCTTATGGTGGGGAGTATCATCATATAGAAAATCTTTCTCAATACCCCTTAAGCGTTTTTGCAGGGTTTTAATGATATCTTTTTGAAGAGCTTGAGGGTTTTTCAAGATAAGATCAATATCTTCTGCTAGGTCTTCTAGGTTAAATTGGAACCAGCGATCAGAGGAGAGCTCAGACGCTTGCTTGATTTTTGTTTTTATCTCCAGCATTTCTTTGACATAAGGAAGGGTCGTATCAATGCTTTCTGGGGTATACCACCAGTCTTTCAAAGAGCTAAGCCACTTTACCGGAGAATACCAAGGTATATTATGGGTACTAGCACTGCTATGGCTAGGAAAGGCTGAAGGAGATGCACTAGGAGAGGCTGAAGGAGATGCACTAGGTGTTGCGCTAGGAGAGACTAAAGGACTTGCAATAGGAGAAGCCGAAAAAGAGGCACTAGGTGACACTCTAGGAGAGGGTTTTATTCTTCCTCTTCCATAAATCACATAGCTAGCCCCTGCCCACAGGCGTCCATAAGGAGAGGCCTGATAAGCCCCAATAAGAATATCCGGAAAGCCATCCCCATTCACATCGCCCGCAGCACTAACAGACCTCCCACAGTTATCCATTGTAGCAGCACCATCAATCCTAAACCCTTGCGTAGGGTTCAAGCTTGCAAGGTCGATGGAATCTGTATACCCCCCAGCCTTGCCATAAATTACATAGCTAGTCCCTGCCATCCCGCGTTCAAAATGAGAGGCCTTATAAGCCCCAATAAGGATGTCCTGAAAGCCATCCCCATTCACATCCCCTGCCCCACTGACAGACACTCCAGAGGCATCAAGTTTGACAGCGCCATCAATCCTAAACCCTTGTGTAGGGTTTAAGCTTGCAAGGTCGAGGGAATCCGTATAACCGCCAACCTTGCCATAAATCACATAGCTAGACCCTGCACCATAGCGGCCATAAGGCGAAGCTTGATCAGTTCCAATAAGAATATCCGAAATGCCATCTCCATTCACATCTCCCGCAGCACTAACAGAACCTCCAGAGTAATCACCTGCAACAGCGCCAATAATTCTAAATCCTTGGGTGCTGTTTAAGCTTGCAAGGTCGAGGGAATCCGTATAACCACCAGCCTTGCCATAAATTACATAGCTAGCTCCTGTCCACTTGCGAACACCCATAGCCCCAATGAGGATGTCCTGAAAACCATCCCCATTCACATCTCCCGCAGCACTAACAGAACCTCCAGAGTAATCACCTGCAACAGCGCCACCAATTCTAAACCCTTGGGTGCTGTTTAAGCGTGCAAGGTCAAGGGATTCCGTATAGCCACCAGCCTTGCCATAAATTACATAGCTAGCCCCTGCCGACCGGCGTCCAAAAGAAGCGGCATGACTAGCCCCAATGAGGATGTCCTGAAGGCCATCCCCATTCATATCCCCAGCAGCACTGACAGATACTCCAGAGAGATCATTTTCGGCAGCGCCAATAATTCTAAATCCTTGGGTGGGGTTTAAGCTTGCAAGCTCGAGGGGGGCCTTATAACCCCCAGCCTTGCCATAAATTACATAGCTAACACCTGCACCATAGCGGTCAGGAAAAGGATTGGTCAGCCATGCGCCAATGAGGATGTCCGGAAGGCCATCCCCATTCACATCTCCTGCAGAACTGACAGATGCTCCAAATTTTTGGTCTCCAAGGCCACCATCAATCCTAAACCCTTGGGTGGGGTTTAAGCTTGCAAGGTCGATGGTACCTGTATAGCCACCAGCCTTGCCATAAATCACATAGCTAGACCCTCTGTGATTGGGAGACCCAATAAGAATATCCGGAATGCCATCCCCATTCATATCCCCAGCAGCACTGACAGAATTACCAGAGTAATCCCATGCAGCACCACCACTAATCTTAAAACCTTGGTTGCTGTATTCTAAGTTTGCAAGGTCAATATTTTCAAATTCAAAGGAACTAGCTGATGCTGAATGGAGCGCCAACAAAGCAACGGTAGAGACGGAAAGCAGTGCTAGTTTAGGAGGGTAAGATTTCATTGTTTTTCCTTTCATAATTGTTGTCGGTTTTGTTTTCAAAAAATACGCAAATTAAATGTATTTAACAATTAACTATAAGTAAAATAAAATATTATTTAAAAAATCACCTGATATCCTTATTGACTAATTCTGCGGCAAGCTATAATAAAAACTGTTGGCTGAAGAGGTCTACTAAGAGAATATTTAATAAAATGGGTCAAATTTATGGATTTGTTATACTAGCTCAGGTCATACCAGGTATTGTTGTCTTGATTCACAGAGTTTATATGTAAAGTCGGGTCTGTTGCATTTAGAAACTAAAAGTAATTTTATTTCAAAAATATGTAATAATAATGCTTTCAATGGCTTATTGTCGGGAAAATAGCACCTAGAATGAGATAAATATGTAAATTAATTACTTAAAATTTTAAGATGCAACAAATCCCTTTTAAGGTGCACGGCGTTGTTGCGTAAATGGGAAGCACGGCCAAACTTCCCCTTTTCCCCAAAATTATTAGATTTTAACGGCGCCGTCAAGTTAACTTTTGTAGATAGTAAAGATATGTCTAATAAGTCCACTCGGGGGCATCTTTTGCATCTTCAATAGTTAACTTGACGCTTCCCCATGACGTATTTAACACTATCAAATCCAGAGATTAAGAAGGATATTGATCGCTTATTAGAACCCAAAGAACACCAACAAACTTCAACCATTAAGATAGATTATGATCTCAGTCGATAAGGAGAAAAAATGACAGCATTAGGTGAAAAAACCTCCCCAGAACAAATTCAAGATCTGACGAAAACCTTGTTCTTAATTAATGGATTGCATTCTAAGCTTTCACAAGAAATAAAATTAATTGCTACCACAGCAAGCCAGATGACCGTAGCTACCAATGGCTTTCAATAATGCTTAGCAACATTGGATGCACAAACCCAGCAGATTCTGCCCACACTGCAAAAAGAAACCAAGACCATGGCTCAAGCTATAGCGCAAGAAGCGGGTCAGTACTTTGTCCAAGCTTCTATGGAGCAGGTTGAAAGGATCGTTAGCAAATTACAAGCTACCACAGCCACAATTGAACATAACCTAACGAAGTGTAATGAGAAAATTAGCTTCTTTTCAAGGGCTACCCTTATTGTGATCCTAGTTTCTACTTTGGTGGGAGGCCTTTTGGGTGGCGGACTTGTCCATTATTTGTTTCCACCTCTAGACAACAAAACGGCCACACAAATAAAGTACGGTGAGTACTTATTAAGTAATTGGTCTAAGTTAGATAAAAAGGATAGGGATAAACTGGCATCCCTCATGGTTTCAGGTTCACATCAATAGAAATGGGAAGCCAGATGATCCTTAACTCAGTTGGCTGTTCCATTGTTCCCCTCATTCCAAATGGTGGGTATGTGTTTTATAAAGTTGAGATGAATTTGTGAATAGTTGTTAGAATCTTCTCAAAAGTAGGCTTTTCTTTATAATAAAGGGATTGGCTTAAATTATATTCCTTTTCATACAGATTTCTTGTTTCGGTTTCTTGAAGAAGGAAAGCCTCGTTTTGGGAGATAATAGGATTATCTCCTTCTCGAAACCTTTTCTTCTTATGTTCTCTATATTCGTTTGTGGTGATGAATTCTTGAATCTCTGGTTGCTTTAGTAAGCAGTAAATATCGTAGTAATGCCTCATAAAGTTTTCAGAGAAATTACCTAACGCTTGCTGTTTGCGGAATTTGGTAGAAATAGTTTGTAGCTTTTCAACAAACGTATATCCTGGATGATAACAAAGGACATCTTTAGCGCGGTTGTCTTTTATATCAATTTTATTTTCTGCTTAATCATAAGCCCACGAACTAATTGTTTTTGGGGTATTGGGGCTAACCTCGTCAAACCCCACTTCAAGAAGAATACCTTCCTTAACGTCTTTAGGTTGGCTATGTGCTGTTTGATAGAACAGCCTTATGCCACCACTCCTGTATTTGGCATCATCGAAGGCCGCATCGCGTTTAACTTCAATAATTCCATCAATTTTAATATTGTCAGCAAGCCAATTATAGTACGAAAGACGACTCTGCCGATGATGAGGCTTATCCTGGTTGAGGCTCGTATAGATTTCCATATTCAAGGGTGGGTCTATGAGGATATCTATATCCTCTGAAAAACGATCGATGATTTTAAAACCTTTAGAAAGAGAGGTCCCCCCCTTTCATTTTAAAACTCATCCCTTGTTCTTGAAGCCCATAAAGGCAGTGCATGATCCAGTAATCTTTTTCCACCAGCACCGGGGTAATCCCCATTTTTTCCGACAAAATTAAAAGGAGATCATTAAA is a genomic window of Candidatus Paracaedibacter acanthamoebae containing:
- a CDS encoding VCBS repeat-containing protein; translated protein: MKSYPPKLALLSVSTVALLALHSASASSFEFENIDLANLEYSNQGFKISGGAAWDYSGNSVSAAGDMNGDGIPDILIGSPNHRGSSYVIYGKAGGYTGTIDLASLNPTQGFRIDGGLGDQKFGASVSSAGDVNGDGLPDILIGAWLTNPFPDRYGAGVSYVIYGKAGGYKAPLELASLNPTQGFRIIGAAENDLSGVSVSAAGDMNGDGLQDILIGASHAASFGRRSAGASYVIYGKAGGYTESLDLARLNSTQGFRIGGAVAGDYSGGSVSAAGDVNGDGFQDILIGAMGVRKWTGASYVIYGKAGGYTDSLDLASLNSTQGFRIIGAVAGDYSGGSVSAAGDVNGDGISDILIGTDQASPYGRYGAGSSYVIYGKVGGYTDSLDLASLNPTQGFRIDGAVKLDASGVSVSGAGDVNGDGFQDILIGAYKASHFERGMAGTSYVIYGKAGGYTDSIDLASLNPTQGFRIDGAATMDNCGRSVSAAGDVNGDGFPDILIGAYQASPYGRLWAGASYVIYGRGRIKPSPRVSPSASFSASPIASPLVSPSATPSASPSASPSASPSAFPSHSSASTHNIPWYSPVKWLSSLKDWWYTPESIDTTLPYVKEMLEIKTKIKQASELSSDRWFQFNLEDLAEDIDLILKNPQALQKDIIKTLQKRLRGIEKDFLYDDTPHHKGFFVKAVQLPALKGPMVILAPNLVSLSYPGSAPLMLAK